ACGTCTTTCAATGGGACAATTAATTTCAACATTTTGAATAATAACAATCTCATGTTTGAGCACTTGGATGCGTTTCTCAATCTCCACTACATGAGCTGATGGGAATCTTACCAGGAACACATGATAATGCGTGTTCTAGGAAAATACCAGGACAAAAGTTCCCTTTATATAGTCTAGGATTGGAAAGTTTAGTCATTCACATTTTATTGTTCAGCTGATTTCATTACTTAACTAGACACATTCCTAACCTTGGACGGCTTCTAGAAGATTTTGGAAGCTAGCTCAGTCGTCTTCAAATGCTTTGCCCGCCCTGGTGGCCTCCCTAACTAGCAGGCTAGTTTCAATGCCCATAGTGCGTCAAATATCCAACTGCCCTTGCTAGCTAGTTAAGAAAGCACATATCAGTACTGTATTCACAAAATCTAGGCATGACCTAGATACCGATATAGTTGGTTGTTACTTAACTGATCTCGTTAGCTAGGTGCTACTACAGTTAGCCAACACCTGCAACGTGTTACAGAATCAGCTACAGCTAGCACTAGCTTGCTAAAGCTACCGCACTATAGGATAGAAACTCGCCGTTTTAGCCCGACGAGGAAAACTAGCAATCCCAGTTAGGTAGTTCTAGCTGCTGTCACAAACGAATAAAGTAGACCACAAATAAAACGATAAATTACCTGACACGGGCAGAAGGCACATCTACACCAAGGAAATTTGTCTCGCCCCCAAAGTGATAGCAAAAAATTGGCAGCTAATTTGATAGCAAAGCAAGTTTTATAACTCCCTATTTAGGACAGCAGCTACGTTAGCTAGCCtagtagctagccagctagagGTGAAATAGAACGTCtcagtaacgttagctagctagcctactgtagcagcgTTTGTCAACGCATTTGATTGGAATGCTACCTTGACAACATGTTTTTAAAGCAGATATTTACATTGAAAATGTTATAAAAGTGTTTTCAACTTACCCGTTTTAATATGCATATCTCTTCGTTTTAATGTAATGTTGAAAAGGAACCgtttgagaactttttatttACAGCGGCGTTGAGCTGTCGTGTGTTGATGAGTCTCGAGTATATGTCTATGGCTACACGGAAGCAAGCAACAGTCAGTGGAGCCGGCTGGACTGGGAGTGGAAGTGACCGTTCAGACTGCCGGATATTGAAGCGCGAAGATGAGAGGGAAAGCAAATCGAATCGTTTTATCCGCTGCCAAACCCACGGGACTGAAAATACTTATGCAAATGATTTAAAATGAATTATAAGTTATGGTGCCAAAACACAGCAGATCTCGTACTGCGTAGTTTACGCATTGGCACAATATTGTGTCAGCCCAATGAGAACGGATGTAGAATTTTTTCTTATAAGATTGTGTTAAACATGTACTAAAAACTAGGTCACCCGTTCCAGTATATTCTCACCTTTCTTTCTGTCCATGATGCTCTCTTCATTTTTATCTGGACACttgtcctctctgttcctccaatCAATACTGCTGTCTGAGGGATGGGGCTCTTTccgcttttttttttgcctttgccTTCGAGATTGATGGGTCTGACGTCTTGGTCTCCTCTCCATTGTGTCCTCACCCTTCCGTACCTCACCCTTCCGTAGCTCATCCTTCCGTACCTCACCATCCATCGTCTCACCAGAGCCCGTAACAAGCTCTTGCtgtgccctgacctctgtgtctTTCTTATTGTATCTTCTTTCCTTTCTCCAGTAGCCCTCACGTGCGATGTCCCTGTCCCACGCGTTGTTCGTCCCCATCCACCTGCCCTTGGGCCTAAACGGCATACCCCTGGTTTCACCCCACCTTTGATGTCCCTGTGACTCGTCATCTCTGTGATCAAACCAATTCTCCCTGTTCGGTCTCCTGTTCGGTGTCTCACCTCCACCATTGATCTTCTCACCTTGGCCTCTCTGCTCCTGCGTCTGGCTGTCAGGGAtgctgttctctctttctcgctcaatGGTGTCCCTCTCATTAGTCTTGATCTCCTCTTGAGGTCCTTCCTTTGTATTGCACTGGTGATGATGCTTGTCTTTCCCCTGCCATGTTTGGGCATCTTGCTTAAGCTTAGCTTGAGCATTGCTCTCAATCTTTGTGGATGTTTCTGTGCAGGAGTTAGCTGTTTCTTTTTGTTGTCTTTGTGTTTCCATACAATCTGAAGCCCTCTGGTATCCCTGGTCCTGGGCTTTCCTCCCAGTGGCATCCTCTTGATCTGAAAGTCAAAATATAAATAATCAAGATTGCTTATCCTCGCACAGCACACCTGGTGTCAAAAAAAGTATTGCTCTCACTCATCTTGAAATTAGTTGTATTTATCTACAATAACCCACGTCAGTGTCCCTGTTTAACTCAATGGTATTCACAGTGATACCTTTTGTTTTatttctcctttttctcctctggttttctctctcattttctccctcGTGGCTGGCTATGTTGAAGCCAGAGTCAGCGCTTTTCTCCTTGGAAGTCTTGTTGACATCATCATTGTCTAGCTCTTGATCTCTCCTCCCAATTCCAATCCCCATTGGCATGGGTTCTAAGGAAATCAGTTCAGTCTGTCTCTGACATATCCCTCTCTTATCCATACATCCATGTCCTGAGTACAACTTGGCTTCACTTTGCTTGGATGTCCCTCCGCCTTCCTCCTGCAACAAATGAGCCCCCTCACAGCATTCAACCTTCAATCCCTTCTCCTTGACAGTAGTCTTACTTTTATCTTTGATGTCACTGGCCCTCTCCCTATCACCCCTGTCTTCAGTCTCCACAGACAGTGCCAGATCCCTCGCAGTATTGTCAGACACCTGGCAGTGTTGCATGTGTTTGATATGATAGGCTGCCCGGAGGCGTTTCAAAATGAGCTCTCTGCGTTCGTTCTGAGAGTCAGCATGGCGAAAAAACCTTCTGGGGTTATAAAATGGGTCTCTGATTAGAGGCCGGAGGTTAAGTTGATCAACAGCCCGGTTACTATCAGCTTTAAACCATGGTAAGAATGTCTTTACGGTgcacatcttcctctctctctctctttgtctttcctttCTTCGCTCTGCCTTGCATTCCTTGTAACTGGAAACATACTTCATTCCCTTCATTTTCCTCTTAGCCAGCCTTCTTTGGTTATCCAAGAGTAACGTAGTGCATTGCTCTTGAGACGCCCGGAATTTCTCAAACTTTACATCAATCACAGATTTGCAGATTGACTGGTGTACTATACAGGAGCTCACTTTGTCTTCCAATAACTGGAACGCTTTCTCTGGGTCAAGATCCTTCCACTCTTCACTACATGCTAAATATTTGAGAAAATAGAATATAATCAATGGTCTACCCAAGGACTATCATACAATAAgtcaaacacatttacatttattcatttagcagacgcttttatccaaagcgacttccaagagagagctttacaaagtgcataggtcactgatcatttAGAGGAATCCTAAAAAATCAACGTATTATTAAACTGGGTTAAATTAAGCTGGGTTAAGATACAACAGACAGGACAGTTTTAGAATGGATTGTTTGTTTTGAATGTCTTCTCAGTTTAACACAATTGACACCTAGAACATTAAAAACTCATCGCTGTGCTGTCGTCTCTGAACCCAGATTTACAGAAACAATACTCACC
The Osmerus eperlanus chromosome 17, fOsmEpe2.1, whole genome shotgun sequence DNA segment above includes these coding regions:
- the si:ch211-214j24.10 gene encoding uncharacterized protein si:ch211-214j24.10 isoform X1 is translated as MNPTFTALQPRISSDILFISNYDQALTAGHDSVLCHVDDYCLRRLHQLELHTLCLTYSALIDQEQSLMVDLRDYHLLRGERESIRVRDQRYEDKEAELSILRQGPKYTAACSEEWKDLDPEKAFQLLEDKVSSCIVHQSICKSVIDVKFEKFRASQEQCTTLLLDNQRRLAKRKMKGMKYVSSYKECKAERRKERQRERERKMCTVKTFLPWFKADSNRAVDQLNLRPLIRDPFYNPRRFFRHADSQNERRELILKRLRAAYHIKHMQHCQVSDNTARDLALSVETEDRGDRERASDIKDKSKTTVKEKGLKVECCEGAHLLQEEGGGTSKQSEAKLYSGHGCMDKRGICQRQTELISLEPMPMGIGIGRRDQELDNDDVNKTSKEKSADSGFNIASHEGENERENQRRKRRNKTKDQEDATGRKAQDQGYQRASDCMETQRQQKETANSCTETSTKIESNAQAKLKQDAQTWQGKDKHHHQCNTKEGPQEEIKTNERDTIERERENSIPDSQTQEQRGQGEKINGGGETPNRRPNRENWFDHRDDESQGHQRWGETRGMPFRPKGRWMGTNNAWDRDIAREGYWRKERRYNKKDTEVRAQQELVTGSGETMDGEVRKDELRKGEVRKGEDTMERRPRRQTHQSRRQRQKKKRKEPHPSDSSIDWRNREDKCPDKNEESIMDRKKGTWAASNMACESDNLCDPAVLVSTTNPEPHIRNRRLSPGSGNCGGGGGGGCTLAVDQQPRQTSPGATEGSLNGPTHAHTFRRDRERRTQQHKGRGPRREGLRGAGRVADRPPKQSSKERWVENSLSLLRPPPAFPVQDSPAKLQPAVSYASKVKAGAAGGALEDDRPAIGVLLQNQWGLSFISEVLQASEGSGCAPGPTELSQPSDDSEPAEETLLTIQYGSDMLVPATNMITIGQCPDEEEGNGKLLLSCRHLVEALKYHNQEWNTICNKRKQDQKKVVWFKNSLEHPA